In Vanessa atalanta chromosome 17, ilVanAtal1.2, whole genome shotgun sequence, one DNA window encodes the following:
- the LOC125070516 gene encoding focadhesin isoform X1 has product MDEIEYKLKTNNSILIVNAIDKLISTIKSKYKPGERQKFVLENEELKYLRDKCASPDNMVSLTACQGLLALVELGVLEIAHTMSTVVTLLPSTHNYSAIISTMAGLLVLDLKSRLIPGQQYKCQFSLKSPQHPFITVLEKNKDAEDDVLAQMHALCTHPEYTIASNSLELLRPVFLWLTCSPHRSHSIRPWQLLLSLPQSDAQSKLLLSCISCQQVCNPKQIEQAYAAYSAVTDAAIYQQRREHVVALMPMLARVCAELVTHGRDPRGCYSLIERCCALDAPELKTVAGFTVMLLAQNLINTSALYLHELFNLCLNIISKYEFSSICLNSFVGLSLQWLHLPSYLTNNALKVASKIVDIHQESKNTDTGLLIANLKSNATFQALVHVDKELYVYYKLLNTWERLRDNEDKLKSWIEGLLNANEQLKLELLTFFIGIVMDRHGNLDIVLKCIRLIIDLVRVKKEVSVTVLPVLLYKIANDVRPSVKLECLKGLPLMATTKENVPALVAILNKLKVGRGVPISLLIMLYTSLAETQARCFPYLQETLSESSPAELKWELDAVRAQAVLKICELRPSSNGLELVSVISSLLTRCSDRAGAAASSLALAALAQLWRAGAVAPPGAWRAIEPRLARDTRPAVQLSLCKLLSEIPALRAPSAEFEQLVCDAARRLWQFVAEADEPAVLCAACDALALYRVDDYKLKDIPEIYRRTVKLPPSYCKTPADAARKPEDVLDYVPCEVWPEVFKNSNQIALASVQRLVSKLMEREIKSYRSGVYAPQAREPPSLAHLPPASAVRGLMECFRRQATSPSYDYPEAVLLAILHTLSADYPKPLPPLDFCFLHEVFHRGYHWKAGCVKLAARQASTSVSAKRLIENFLQNIVPGRSEESDIMLFFENLPIFCRTVPPNNIRTPLENCLTESFYQLPKSSQDPEELLFIKQLRIIKECLESDRIHDANRTLLSQIVENYFSVLDDDHLAWPAYLETCAWLPTKHLERMTSPAGWWEVSGALLRRAARVRAALAARGLVWLNELVDAHAACPPEQENFLRCILPALQAANTDEQSTTDWFLQLLARTQVAFNETEDEAQKLFLCDVFFLSVLVFSGCWSLEPDAARGALRRALPAAAAALVAGARWRACALPLLEWLCHTRDTIREPNTAHCCQRALLALRHTEQFTTQKIWMRMEMNHGKTAIALEDSEAC; this is encoded by the exons atggatgaaattgaatataaattgaaaacgaataatagtattttaattgtcaatgcgatagataaattaatatcgacaataaaatcaaaatataagccTGGTGAACGCCAAAAGTTTGTGTTAGAGAACgaggaattaaaatatttaagggaTAAATGTGCTTCTCCTGACAATATGGTGAGCTTGACGGCATGTCAGGGGCTGCTGGCCTTGGTCGAGCTTGGAGTTCTCGAAATAGCCCATACTATGTCAACTGTCGTCACATTACTTCCAAGCACACA TAACTACTCAGCAATCATATCAACAATGGCTGGCCTTTTAGTTCTGGATCTAAAGTCTCGCTTGATTCCTGGACAACAATACAAGTGTCAGTTTTCACTAAAATCACCACAGCACCCATTCATAACTGTTCTGGAAAAGAATAAAGATGCTGAAGATGATGTGTTGGCTCAGATGCATGCTCTGTGTACACACCCTGAGTATAC AATTGCATCAAACAGCTTAGAACTCTTAAGGCCGGTGTTTCTCTGGCTGACATGTAGCCCACATCGAAGCCACAGCATCAGGCCCTGGCAGTTGCTGCTGAGCTTACCTCAGTCTGATGCTCAGTCCAAACTATTGCTTTCCTGCATCAGTTGTCAACAG gTTTGTAACCCAAAGCAAATAGAGCAAGCATATGCAGCATATTCGGCGGTGACGGACGCAGCGATCTATCAGCAACGTCGCGAGCACGTGGTGGCCCTCATGCCCATGCTCGCGAGAGTTTGTGCTGAGTTAGTAACACATGG ACGCGACCCGCGCGGCTGCTACAGTTTGATCGAAAGGTGTTGTGCGCTGGACGCGCCCGAACTGAAAACGGTCGCCGGCTTCACCGTCATGTTGCTCGCGCAGAACTTGATTAACACCTCCGCGCTGTATCTACATGAATTGTTTAATCTGT gtcttaatataattagtaagtatGAATTCTCGTCCATATGTCTGAACTCCTTCGTCGGACTATCGCTGCAGTGGCTCCATCTACCATCGTACTTAACAAACAACGCCTTAAAAGTAGCCTCCAAAATCGTCGACATACATCAAGAATCCAAAAATACAGACACGGGCCTTCTAATAGCGAATTTAAAGTCGAATGCAACTTTCCAAGCCCTAGTTCACGTCGACAAAGAACTGTACGTTTATTATAAGTTGCTTAATACCTGGGAACGATTGAGAGATAATGAGGACAAATTAAAGAGTTGGATCGAAGGTTTGTTGAACGCGAACGAACAGTTGAAATTGGAGCTGCTAACATTTTTTATAGGGATTGTAATGGACAGGCATGGGAATTTGGACATTGTTTTGAAGTGTATAAGGCTGATTATCGATTTAGTACGAGTGAAGAAGGAAGTGTCAGTGACGGTGTTGCCAGTACTATTGTATAAAATAGCGAATGATGTCCGACCAAGTGTAAAGTTGGAGTGCTTGAAGGGTTTGCCATTGATGGCTACAACTAAA GAAAACGTTCCAGCGCTGGTAGCGATACTGAACAAATTGAAAGTTGGAAGAGGCGTCCCAATTTCTCTGCTTATCATGCTCTACACGAGTCTTGCCGAAACACAG GCCCGCTGCTTCCCGTACCTGCAAGAGACGTTGTCGGAGAGCTCCCCCGCGGAGTTGAAGTGGGAACTTGACGCGGTGCGTGCGCAGGCCGTTTTGAAGATATGCGAGCTACg GCCGTCCAGCAACGGCCTGGAGCTGGTGTCGGTGATATCGTCGCTGCTGACGCGCTGCTCGGAccgcgcgggcgcggcggccaGCTCGCTGGCGCTGGCGGCGCTGGCGCAGCTCTGGCGCGCCGGTGCCGTGGCGCCGCCCGGCGCCTGGCGCGCCATCGAGCCCCGCCTGGCGCGCGACACCCGCCCCGCCGTCCAGCTCAG CCTGTGCAAGCTGCTGTCGGAGATCCCGGCGCTGCGCGCGCCGTCGGCGGAGTTCGAGCAGCTCGTGTGCGACGCGGCGCGCCGCCTGTGGCAGTTCGTGGCGGAGGCCGACGAGCCCGCCGTGCTATGCGCCGCCTGCGACGCGCTGGCGCTCTACCGGGTCGACGACTACAAGCTCAAAGATATACCCGAG ATCTACCGACGTACAGTCAAACTGCCGCCATCGTACTGTAAGACGCCCGCAGACGCGGCTCGGAAACCTGAGGATGTACTCGACTATGTGCCTT GCGAAGTCTGGCCGGAAGTATTCAAGAATTCAAACCAAATCGCTCTGGCGAGCGTGCAGCGCCTCGTGTCGAAGTTGATGGAGCGCGAGATCAAGTCGTACCGCAGCGGCGTGTACGCCCCGCAGGCGCGCGAGCCGCCGTCGCTGGCGCATCTGCCGCCCGCCAGCGCCGTGCGCGGCCTCATGGAGTGCTTCCGGAGACAG gcGACTTCTCCATCCTACGACTACCCAGAAGCGGTTCTTCTAGCCATACTCCACACTCTCTCAGCGGATTACCCGAAGCCTCTCCCACCTCTTGACTTCTGTTTCCTCCACGAAGTGTTCCACAGGGGCTATCACTGGAAGGCAGGCTGCGTGAAACTGGCGGCCAGGCAAGCGAGCACCTCGGTGTCTGCCAAACGTTTGATCGAGAACTTCCTGCAGAACATCGTGCCCGGACGCAGCGAG GAATCTGACATAATGCTGTTCTTCGAGAACCTCCCGATCTTCTGTCGCACCGTACCTCCGAACAACATCCGAACACCTCTCGAGAATTGTCTCACTGAGTCCTTCTATCAGCTACCGAAGTCGAGTCAGGACCCCGAGGAGCTGCTCTTCATCAAGCAGTTGAGGATTATCAAGGAATGTTTGGAGTCGGATAGGATACATGACGCCAATAGGACCCTCCTCTCGCAAATCGTCGAAAACTATTTTTCGGTTCTTGATGATGACCATTTG GCGTGGCCGGCGTACCTGGAGACGTGCGCGTGGCTGCCCACGAAGCACCTGGAGCGCATGACGTCGCCGGCGGGCTGGTGGGAGGTGTCGGGCGCGCTGctgcggcgcgcggcgcgggtgCGCGCGGCGCTGGCGGCGCGCGGCCTCGTGTGGCTCAACGAGCTGGTGGACGCGCACGCCGCCTGCCCGCC GGAACAAGAGAACTTCCTTCGCTGCATATTGCCGGCGCTACAGGCCGCCAACACCGACGAGCAATCGACCACGGACTGGTTCCTGCAGCTGCTGGCACGAACGCAAGTCGCTTTTAACga GACGGAGGACGAGGCGCAGAAGCTGTTCCTGTGCGACGTGTTCTTCCTGAGCGTGCTGGTGTTCAGCGGCTGCTGGTCCCTCGAGCCGGACGCGGCGCGCGGCGCCCTCCGGCGCGCGctgcccgccgccgccgccgcgctcgTCGCGGGCGCCCGCTGGCGCGCCTGCGCGCTGCCG TTATTGGAATGGCTGTGCCACACGCGTGACACGATCCGGGAGCCGAACACGGCGCATTGCTGCCAGCGCGCTCTGCTCGCACTGAGGCACACGGAACAGTTCACTA
- the LOC125070516 gene encoding focadhesin isoform X2, whose amino-acid sequence MDEIEYKLKTNNSILIVNAIDKLISTIKSKYKPGERQKFVLENEELKYLRDKCASPDNMVSLTACQGLLALVELGVLEIAHTMSTVVTLLPSTHNYSAIISTMAGLLVLDLKSRLIPGQQYKCQFSLKSPQHPFITVLEKNKDAEDDVLAQMHALCTHPEYTIASNSLELLRPVFLWLTCSPHRSHSIRPWQLLLSLPQSDAQSKLLLSCISCQQVCNPKQIEQAYAAYSAVTDAAIYQQRREHVVALMPMLARVCAELVTHGRDPRGCYSLIERCCALDAPELKTVAGFTVMLLAQNLINTSALYLHELFNLCLNIISKYEFSSICLNSFVGLSLQWLHLPSYLTNNALKVASKIVDIHQESKNTDTGLLIANLKSNATFQALVHVDKELYVYYKLLNTWERLRDNEDKLKSWIEGLLNANEQLKLELLTFFIGIVMDRHGNLDIVLKCIRLIIDLVRVKKEVSVTVLPVLLYKIANDVRPSVKLECLKGLPLMATTKENVPALVAILNKLKVGRGVPISLLIMLYTSLAETQARCFPYLQETLSESSPAELKWELDAVRAQAVLKICELRPSSNGLELVSVISSLLTRCSDRAGAAASSLALAALAQLWRAGAVAPPGAWRAIEPRLARDTRPAVQLSLCKLLSEIPALRAPSAEFEQLVCDAARRLWQFVAEADEPAVLCAACDALALYRVDDYKLKDIPEIYRRTVKLPPSYCKTPADAARKPEDVLDYVPCEVWPEVFKNSNQIALASVQRLVSKLMEREIKSYRSGVYAPQAREPPSLAHLPPASAVRGLMECFRRQATSPSYDYPEAVLLAILHTLSADYPKPLPPLDFCFLHEVFHRGYHWKAGCVKLAARQASTSVSAKRLIENFLQNIVPGRSEESDIMLFFENLPIFCRTVPPNNIRTPLENCLTESFYQLPKSSQDPEELLFIKQLRIIKECLESDRIHDANRTLLSQIVENYFSVLDDDHLAWPAYLETCAWLPTKHLERMTSPAGWWEVSGALLRRAARVRAALAARGLVWLNELVDAHAACPPEQENFLRCILPALQAANTDEQSTTDWFLQLLARTQVAFNETEDEAQKLFLCDVFFLSVLVFSGCWSLEPDAARGALRRALPAAAAALVAGARWRACALPLLEWLCHTRDTIREPNTAHCCQRALLALRHTEQFTTQKIWMRMRNIEEI is encoded by the exons atggatgaaattgaatataaattgaaaacgaataatagtattttaattgtcaatgcgatagataaattaatatcgacaataaaatcaaaatataagccTGGTGAACGCCAAAAGTTTGTGTTAGAGAACgaggaattaaaatatttaagggaTAAATGTGCTTCTCCTGACAATATGGTGAGCTTGACGGCATGTCAGGGGCTGCTGGCCTTGGTCGAGCTTGGAGTTCTCGAAATAGCCCATACTATGTCAACTGTCGTCACATTACTTCCAAGCACACA TAACTACTCAGCAATCATATCAACAATGGCTGGCCTTTTAGTTCTGGATCTAAAGTCTCGCTTGATTCCTGGACAACAATACAAGTGTCAGTTTTCACTAAAATCACCACAGCACCCATTCATAACTGTTCTGGAAAAGAATAAAGATGCTGAAGATGATGTGTTGGCTCAGATGCATGCTCTGTGTACACACCCTGAGTATAC AATTGCATCAAACAGCTTAGAACTCTTAAGGCCGGTGTTTCTCTGGCTGACATGTAGCCCACATCGAAGCCACAGCATCAGGCCCTGGCAGTTGCTGCTGAGCTTACCTCAGTCTGATGCTCAGTCCAAACTATTGCTTTCCTGCATCAGTTGTCAACAG gTTTGTAACCCAAAGCAAATAGAGCAAGCATATGCAGCATATTCGGCGGTGACGGACGCAGCGATCTATCAGCAACGTCGCGAGCACGTGGTGGCCCTCATGCCCATGCTCGCGAGAGTTTGTGCTGAGTTAGTAACACATGG ACGCGACCCGCGCGGCTGCTACAGTTTGATCGAAAGGTGTTGTGCGCTGGACGCGCCCGAACTGAAAACGGTCGCCGGCTTCACCGTCATGTTGCTCGCGCAGAACTTGATTAACACCTCCGCGCTGTATCTACATGAATTGTTTAATCTGT gtcttaatataattagtaagtatGAATTCTCGTCCATATGTCTGAACTCCTTCGTCGGACTATCGCTGCAGTGGCTCCATCTACCATCGTACTTAACAAACAACGCCTTAAAAGTAGCCTCCAAAATCGTCGACATACATCAAGAATCCAAAAATACAGACACGGGCCTTCTAATAGCGAATTTAAAGTCGAATGCAACTTTCCAAGCCCTAGTTCACGTCGACAAAGAACTGTACGTTTATTATAAGTTGCTTAATACCTGGGAACGATTGAGAGATAATGAGGACAAATTAAAGAGTTGGATCGAAGGTTTGTTGAACGCGAACGAACAGTTGAAATTGGAGCTGCTAACATTTTTTATAGGGATTGTAATGGACAGGCATGGGAATTTGGACATTGTTTTGAAGTGTATAAGGCTGATTATCGATTTAGTACGAGTGAAGAAGGAAGTGTCAGTGACGGTGTTGCCAGTACTATTGTATAAAATAGCGAATGATGTCCGACCAAGTGTAAAGTTGGAGTGCTTGAAGGGTTTGCCATTGATGGCTACAACTAAA GAAAACGTTCCAGCGCTGGTAGCGATACTGAACAAATTGAAAGTTGGAAGAGGCGTCCCAATTTCTCTGCTTATCATGCTCTACACGAGTCTTGCCGAAACACAG GCCCGCTGCTTCCCGTACCTGCAAGAGACGTTGTCGGAGAGCTCCCCCGCGGAGTTGAAGTGGGAACTTGACGCGGTGCGTGCGCAGGCCGTTTTGAAGATATGCGAGCTACg GCCGTCCAGCAACGGCCTGGAGCTGGTGTCGGTGATATCGTCGCTGCTGACGCGCTGCTCGGAccgcgcgggcgcggcggccaGCTCGCTGGCGCTGGCGGCGCTGGCGCAGCTCTGGCGCGCCGGTGCCGTGGCGCCGCCCGGCGCCTGGCGCGCCATCGAGCCCCGCCTGGCGCGCGACACCCGCCCCGCCGTCCAGCTCAG CCTGTGCAAGCTGCTGTCGGAGATCCCGGCGCTGCGCGCGCCGTCGGCGGAGTTCGAGCAGCTCGTGTGCGACGCGGCGCGCCGCCTGTGGCAGTTCGTGGCGGAGGCCGACGAGCCCGCCGTGCTATGCGCCGCCTGCGACGCGCTGGCGCTCTACCGGGTCGACGACTACAAGCTCAAAGATATACCCGAG ATCTACCGACGTACAGTCAAACTGCCGCCATCGTACTGTAAGACGCCCGCAGACGCGGCTCGGAAACCTGAGGATGTACTCGACTATGTGCCTT GCGAAGTCTGGCCGGAAGTATTCAAGAATTCAAACCAAATCGCTCTGGCGAGCGTGCAGCGCCTCGTGTCGAAGTTGATGGAGCGCGAGATCAAGTCGTACCGCAGCGGCGTGTACGCCCCGCAGGCGCGCGAGCCGCCGTCGCTGGCGCATCTGCCGCCCGCCAGCGCCGTGCGCGGCCTCATGGAGTGCTTCCGGAGACAG gcGACTTCTCCATCCTACGACTACCCAGAAGCGGTTCTTCTAGCCATACTCCACACTCTCTCAGCGGATTACCCGAAGCCTCTCCCACCTCTTGACTTCTGTTTCCTCCACGAAGTGTTCCACAGGGGCTATCACTGGAAGGCAGGCTGCGTGAAACTGGCGGCCAGGCAAGCGAGCACCTCGGTGTCTGCCAAACGTTTGATCGAGAACTTCCTGCAGAACATCGTGCCCGGACGCAGCGAG GAATCTGACATAATGCTGTTCTTCGAGAACCTCCCGATCTTCTGTCGCACCGTACCTCCGAACAACATCCGAACACCTCTCGAGAATTGTCTCACTGAGTCCTTCTATCAGCTACCGAAGTCGAGTCAGGACCCCGAGGAGCTGCTCTTCATCAAGCAGTTGAGGATTATCAAGGAATGTTTGGAGTCGGATAGGATACATGACGCCAATAGGACCCTCCTCTCGCAAATCGTCGAAAACTATTTTTCGGTTCTTGATGATGACCATTTG GCGTGGCCGGCGTACCTGGAGACGTGCGCGTGGCTGCCCACGAAGCACCTGGAGCGCATGACGTCGCCGGCGGGCTGGTGGGAGGTGTCGGGCGCGCTGctgcggcgcgcggcgcgggtgCGCGCGGCGCTGGCGGCGCGCGGCCTCGTGTGGCTCAACGAGCTGGTGGACGCGCACGCCGCCTGCCCGCC GGAACAAGAGAACTTCCTTCGCTGCATATTGCCGGCGCTACAGGCCGCCAACACCGACGAGCAATCGACCACGGACTGGTTCCTGCAGCTGCTGGCACGAACGCAAGTCGCTTTTAACga GACGGAGGACGAGGCGCAGAAGCTGTTCCTGTGCGACGTGTTCTTCCTGAGCGTGCTGGTGTTCAGCGGCTGCTGGTCCCTCGAGCCGGACGCGGCGCGCGGCGCCCTCCGGCGCGCGctgcccgccgccgccgccgcgctcgTCGCGGGCGCCCGCTGGCGCGCCTGCGCGCTGCCG TTATTGGAATGGCTGTGCCACACGCGTGACACGATCCGGGAGCCGAACACGGCGCATTGCTGCCAGCGCGCTCTGCTCGCACTGAGGCACACGGAACAGTTCACTA